A single genomic interval of Helianthus annuus cultivar XRQ/B chromosome 13, HanXRQr2.0-SUNRISE, whole genome shotgun sequence harbors:
- the LOC110902148 gene encoding uncharacterized protein LOC110902148 yields the protein MFRITSQLILCGENITDKEMLEKTFSTFHASNIVLQQQYRERGFTKYSDLISCLLVAEQNNELLMKNHETRPVGTTPFSEVNVATYNDQSGSHVRGRGYQRGRGHGRSHGRGHGRGRGRAYGRGNYHGVQFKNRRTHQKLYDNEKKSNDERGKKKSGTSSNACYRCGGNNHWAGTCRTARHLVELYQQSIKDKQKGIETNFTYKDGNVDVPSGEKDHTNATNLDYDDFLIEQANLDSGDIMADTNQLDACNFPYA from the coding sequence ATGTTTAGAATCACGTCACAATTGATTCTATGTGGTGAAAATATTACAGATAAGGAGATGTTGGAAAAAACATTCTCCACCTTTCACGCCTCAAACATTGTCTTGCAACAACAATATCGTGAAAGGGGCTTCACCAAATACAGTGacttaatatcatgtttgctTGTGGCTGAGCAAAATAATGAGCTACTAATGAAAAACCATGAAACTCGTCCGGTTGGTACAACCCCATTCTCAGAAGTGAATGTGGCAACATATAATGACCAAAGTGGAAGTCACGTACGTGGTCGTGGCTATCAACGTGGGCGTGGTCATGGTCGTAGTCATGGTCGTGGCCATGGACGTGGTCGTGGACGTGCATATGGTCGGGGGAATTATCATGGTGTTCAATTCAAAAATAGAAGAACCCACCAGAAGTTGTATGATAATGAAAAGAAATCCAATGATGAAAGAGGTAAAAAGAAAAGTGGAACATCATCTAATGCATGCTATCGATGTGGTGGTAACAACCACTGGGCTGGTACATGTCGTACAGCCAGACACTTAGTAGAGCTTTACCAACAATCTATAAAAGACAAACAAAAAGGAATAGAGACAAATTTCACATATAAAGATGGAAATGTTGATGTCCCAAGTGGTGAAAAGGACCATACTAATGCAACTAATCTGGATTATGATGATTTCCTTATCGAGCAAGCTAATTTAGATTCTGGTGATATCATGGCTGATACAAACCAGTTGGATGCTTGCAATTTTCCCTATGCATGA